The DNA window GCACGGTGTCGGGGTCGGCCAGCAGCCGGAGGGAGTCCGACTCGTCGGCCTCGACCGACACGTAGGCACGCCCACCACGCACGTCGAGAGCGAGGTCTCCGTCGATGTCGGAGATGTCGAGGAGTCCCTCGAGGTAGTCCGCGGCGACGTCGCCCTCTTCCTCGAGCTGCTCGACGGTCGACACGGCACGCTCCGGCGCGGTGTCGGTGGACGTGTTACCGGACGTATCGGTCATTTTTCCTCGTCAGAACGGGGTCGGGGCCGACGTGGAATCGGCGAGATCAGAGGCCGCGGACGGCGCCGGAGGTCAGGACGTCGCGCCGGCGGCCGGGTCCGTCGGCCGCGGTGAAGCGGTCCGCGGCGCGGCCGTGCTCTTGTTGGCGTTCTGCACCGGCGCAGCCTGCGACTGCTTCTTCGCGCGCTGCTTGCCGACGGGCTGCTGACGCTTCGGGGCGACGGCCTTGGCGCGCTCGGCCTCCTCGAGGAGGCGCTGCTGCTCGGCCTGGTACTTCTCCATCGAGATGATCTTGCCGCTCGCATCGAGGGCCTTGCCCTTGCGCGCCAGGCGCTCCTCACGGGCCTTGGCCGCGTCGGAGCCGGGGGTCGGCATCTCACGGATGACGATGAACTGCTGCACCATCGTCCACAGGTTGCTCGTGAACCAGTAGATGACGACACCCAGCGGGAAGAAGACACCGGAGAAGATGAAGCCCAGCGGAAGGATGTAGAGCATGATCTTCTGCATCTGGTACGCCTGGCCGGTCTTGGCCTCGGGCGACAGGTTCTTCGAGATGATCTGAAGCTGCGTGAAGAACTGCGACGCGATCATGAGGACGACGAGCACGATCAGGATCACGACCGTGATCTGACCGTCGGGCTGACTCCACGCCTCCACCAGGGTGGTGTGCAGGGATGCCACGTCGAACAGCTTCGCGTCGTAGAACTCCTTCGTCAGCTCGGGGTTCAAGAGCCCCACACCGCCGACGTTGTTGACCGCGTTGGTCTTGATCGAGCTGAGCACGCTGTAGAGCG is part of the Microbacterium lemovicicum genome and encodes:
- the yidC gene encoding membrane protein insertase YidC, giving the protein MDLLGTILWPLKWLVELVLVAWHSVLTAVGLPAAAGITWVLAIVGLVIVVRAALIPLFVKQIKSQRKMMEIAPELRKVQEKYKGKRDQLSREAMSRETMALYKKHGTTPVSSCLPLLVQMPVFFSLYSVLSSIKTNAVNNVGGVGLLNPELTKEFYDAKLFDVASLHTTLVEAWSQPDGQITVVILIVLVVLMIASQFFTQLQIISKNLSPEAKTGQAYQMQKIMLYILPLGFIFSGVFFPLGVVIYWFTSNLWTMVQQFIVIREMPTPGSDAAKAREERLARKGKALDASGKIISMEKYQAEQQRLLEEAERAKAVAPKRQQPVGKQRAKKQSQAAPVQNANKSTAAPRTASPRPTDPAAGATS